From one Streptomyces chromofuscus genomic stretch:
- a CDS encoding response regulator transcription factor — protein MEQQPYGARVLVVDDDPTVAEVVSGYLDRAGYVVDRAGDGPGALARAAAHRPDLVVLDLMLPGMDGLEVCRRIRVHGPVPVIMLTARGDEEDRILGLEVGADDYVTKPFSPRELVLRVESVLRRSRPAPQPPGTLGAAGLTVDPAARRAAKNGTELALTIREFDLLAFLLRHPGRAFGREELMREVWGWDFGDLSTVTVHVRRLRGKVEDDPARPRFIQTVWGVGYRFDAGDGEA, from the coding sequence ATGGAACAGCAGCCGTACGGGGCCCGGGTATTGGTCGTCGACGACGACCCGACGGTCGCCGAGGTCGTCTCCGGGTATCTCGACCGGGCCGGCTACGTCGTGGACCGGGCCGGTGACGGCCCCGGCGCGCTGGCGCGGGCCGCCGCGCACCGGCCCGACCTCGTCGTCCTGGACCTGATGCTGCCCGGCATGGACGGCCTGGAGGTGTGCCGGCGGATACGGGTGCACGGGCCCGTGCCGGTGATCATGCTCACCGCGCGCGGGGACGAGGAGGACCGGATCCTCGGTTTGGAGGTCGGCGCCGACGACTACGTCACCAAGCCCTTCAGCCCCCGTGAGCTGGTGCTGCGGGTGGAGTCCGTGCTGCGCCGGTCCCGGCCCGCCCCGCAGCCCCCGGGCACCCTGGGCGCCGCCGGGCTCACGGTCGACCCGGCCGCCCGGCGCGCCGCCAAGAACGGGACCGAACTCGCCCTGACCATCCGCGAGTTCGACCTGCTCGCGTTCCTGCTGCGGCACCCGGGGCGGGCGTTCGGCCGGGAGGAGCTGATGCGTGAGGTGTGGGGGTGGGACTTCGGCGACCTGTCGACGGTGACCGTCCATGTGCGGCGGCTGCGCGGCAAGGTGGAGGACGATCCGGCCCGGCCGCGGTTCATCCAGACCGTGTGGGGCGTCGGCTACCGCTTCGACGCGGGCGACGGGGAGGCCTGA